In a genomic window of Chloroflexaceae bacterium:
- a CDS encoding alpha/beta fold hydrolase produces the protein MSEHALRRQLDLGGPLSPVLIPLVLGLRRKMLLRAGAVSVERRLAGVRTHWYHVPGRRNSDPDLPIVLVHGIADSALTWAFTMRGMARIGPVYALDLPGFGLSGFPPGRRYTTIAEHTQVLAALLREVVGRPALLAGNSMGGWIALRLAQLHPELVRGLVLLAPGGALLNGRASWQPFVDVVTAPDLRAVRRIYRQMYGRVPLPLYFSQRAFQSLFLRDPVQQFVAAASEDEFFTAEELRRITLPVGLIWGERDRFLPVGSFEFFRDNLPGADVLVLRGCGHLPQYERPRAVVRFVRRFARQRLGAPAAGVAYTR, from the coding sequence ATGAGCGAACATGCGCTTCGACGGCAACTCGACCTGGGCGGGCCGCTGTCACCGGTGCTGATCCCGCTGGTCCTGGGGCTGCGGCGCAAGATGCTGCTGCGAGCCGGCGCGGTGAGCGTTGAGCGCCGCCTCGCGGGCGTCAGGACGCACTGGTACCACGTTCCAGGACGACGGAACAGCGATCCGGATTTGCCGATAGTGCTCGTCCACGGCATCGCCGACAGCGCGCTGACCTGGGCCTTCACCATGCGGGGCATGGCCCGCATTGGTCCGGTCTACGCCCTCGACCTGCCGGGATTCGGGCTGAGCGGCTTCCCTCCGGGCCGGCGCTACACCACGATTGCCGAGCACACCCAGGTGCTGGCCGCGCTGCTGCGCGAGGTGGTTGGCCGGCCCGCCTTGCTGGCGGGCAACTCGATGGGCGGCTGGATCGCCCTGCGTCTCGCCCAGTTGCACCCTGAGCTGGTACGGGGCCTGGTGTTGCTGGCTCCCGGCGGGGCGCTGCTCAACGGGCGCGCCTCCTGGCAACCCTTTGTTGATGTGGTGACCGCGCCTGATCTGCGTGCCGTCCGGCGCATCTACCGCCAGATGTACGGGCGTGTGCCGCTGCCGCTCTACTTCAGCCAGCGCGCCTTCCAGTCACTCTTCCTGCGCGACCCGGTGCAGCAGTTCGTGGCCGCGGCCAGCGAGGATGAGTTTTTCACCGCCGAGGAGCTGCGCCGGATTACCCTGCCGGTCGGTCTCATCTGGGGCGAGCGCGATCGCTTTTTGCCCGTCGGTTCGTTCGAATTCTTCCGCGACAATCTGCCGGGAGCCGACGTGCTGGTGCTACGGGGCTGCGGCCATCTGCCGCAGTACGAGCGCCCCCGCGCCGTGGTGCGCTTCGTGCGCCGTTTCGCCCGGCAGCGCCTCGGCGCCCCGGCGGCGGGGGTGGCGTATACGCGCTAG
- the galK gene encoding galactokinase: MLDVRQLYNAFATHFGDPPALLVRAPGRVNLIGEHTDYNEGFVLPIAIDRATFVAARARTDRVIRVYSAQFDAEDQFSLDQVERNPDQPWSNYVRGVVKGMLACAPSLSGADLSIDSQVPLGAGLSSSAALEVAVAYALQLLNALDLSAMELALLAQEAERSFVGMQCGIMDQFMAALGSAGHALLLDCRDLSYRPIPIPPQARVVVCDSGVRHTLMGSEYNERRAACEQAVQLLRARLPQISALRDVAPAQLEANADLLPQPIIRRARHVVSEIERTLAAAAALERGDLGRFGALMDASHASLRDDYEVSTPELDALVELARRLPGCYGSRLTGGGFGGSTVSLVEEAAVEGFAAELVAGYRARLGREAHVLVCTPSEGVSQVAVF, translated from the coding sequence ATGCTCGATGTTCGCCAGTTGTACAATGCCTTCGCCACGCACTTTGGCGACCCCCCGGCACTGCTCGTGCGGGCGCCGGGGCGTGTAAATCTGATTGGCGAGCACACCGATTACAACGAGGGCTTCGTGCTGCCCATCGCCATTGATCGTGCCACCTTCGTCGCGGCGCGAGCGCGCACGGATCGCGTCATCCGCGTCTACAGCGCGCAGTTCGACGCAGAGGATCAGTTCTCTCTCGACCAGGTCGAGCGGAACCCTGATCAGCCCTGGAGCAACTATGTGCGCGGGGTGGTGAAAGGTATGCTGGCCTGCGCTCCTTCCCTGAGCGGAGCCGACCTGTCAATTGACAGCCAGGTGCCCCTCGGCGCCGGTCTCTCGTCGTCGGCGGCGCTGGAGGTGGCGGTCGCCTATGCGCTGCAATTGCTCAATGCTCTTGATCTGTCAGCTATGGAGCTGGCCTTGCTGGCGCAGGAGGCGGAGCGGAGTTTCGTCGGGATGCAGTGCGGGATTATGGACCAGTTCATGGCCGCCCTGGGAAGCGCCGGGCACGCCCTGCTCCTCGATTGCCGCGACCTGAGCTACCGGCCCATCCCTATCCCGCCGCAGGCGCGGGTGGTGGTGTGCGACAGCGGCGTGCGTCACACGCTGATGGGTTCGGAGTATAATGAACGCCGCGCTGCCTGCGAACAGGCGGTGCAACTGCTGCGTGCGCGCCTGCCGCAGATCTCCGCCCTGCGCGACGTCGCGCCCGCGCAACTCGAAGCCAATGCCGATCTCTTGCCTCAGCCAATCATCCGGCGCGCCCGGCACGTGGTGAGCGAGATCGAGCGCACCCTGGCGGCCGCCGCAGCCCTGGAGCGGGGCGATCTTGGCCGCTTTGGGGCGCTGATGGACGCTTCGCACGCCAGCCTGCGCGATGATTACGAGGTAAGCACTCCTGAGCTTGATGCGCTGGTGGAGCTCGCCCGGCGCCTGCCCGGCTGCTACGGCTCGCGCCTCACCGGCGGCGGCTTCGGCGGCAGCACGGTGAGCCTGGTGGAGGAAGCGGCCGTCGAGGGCTTTGCCGCTGAACTGGTCGCCGGCTACCGCGCGCGTCTGGGCCGCGAGGCCCACGTGCTGGTCTGCACCCCCTCCGAAGGCGTGAGCCAGGTGGCCGTATTTTGA
- a CDS encoding insulinase family protein, giving the protein MSTPIQAHTLANGLLVLTREVHSAPVATSWIWYRVGSRNEPSGETGISHWVEHMLFKGTPGMPRGELDRLIARNGGVFNGFTWIDYTAYYETLPADRIELGLRIESDRMVNALFDPAEVESERTVIISELEGYANYPETWLDEAVKAMAFTVHPYHHPVIGYKSDLLAMTRDELVAYYHTFYAPNNAVLVLVGDFDTDTLLRQVEQYFGSLPRGPALPAVRAVEPEPQGERRVTIRRPGPAQYVQIAYLAPDCRNPDFAPLAVLDAVLSGARPLSFMGGGAQTNRSARIYKALVETELAAAAWSSYAPTRDPFLFELNATVREGRDAAAVEAALLAEIEKIQRDGVTPEELARVLKQVRAQIAYNNESVTDQALQIGMWEMLDSFRRVETLPEELAAVTPEDVRRVARTYLTERRRVVGHFIPTEEQEDGD; this is encoded by the coding sequence ATGTCCACACCCATCCAAGCTCATACCCTCGCCAACGGCCTCCTGGTGCTCACCAGGGAGGTGCACAGCGCCCCCGTCGCCACAAGCTGGATCTGGTACCGCGTAGGCAGCCGCAACGAGCCCAGCGGCGAGACCGGTATCAGCCACTGGGTCGAGCACATGCTCTTCAAAGGCACCCCCGGCATGCCGCGCGGCGAACTGGACCGGCTGATCGCCCGCAATGGCGGGGTCTTCAATGGCTTCACCTGGATTGACTACACCGCTTACTACGAGACCCTGCCCGCTGATCGCATCGAGCTGGGGCTGCGGATCGAGTCCGACCGCATGGTCAATGCGCTCTTCGATCCCGCCGAGGTGGAGAGCGAACGCACCGTGATCATCTCCGAGCTGGAGGGCTACGCCAATTACCCCGAGACCTGGCTCGACGAGGCGGTCAAGGCCATGGCCTTTACTGTGCATCCCTACCACCACCCGGTGATCGGCTACAAGAGCGACCTGCTGGCGATGACCCGCGATGAGTTGGTTGCCTACTACCACACCTTCTACGCCCCGAACAACGCCGTGCTGGTGCTGGTGGGCGACTTCGACACCGACACGCTCTTGCGGCAGGTCGAGCAGTATTTCGGCTCCCTGCCCCGCGGTCCCGCGCTGCCTGCGGTGCGTGCGGTGGAGCCGGAGCCGCAGGGCGAGCGCCGGGTGACCATCCGCAGGCCCGGGCCGGCCCAGTACGTGCAGATCGCCTACCTGGCCCCCGATTGCCGCAACCCGGACTTCGCGCCGCTGGCGGTGCTCGACGCGGTGCTGAGCGGCGCGCGGCCCCTCAGCTTCATGGGCGGCGGCGCGCAGACCAACCGCAGCGCGCGGATCTACAAGGCGCTGGTGGAAACCGAGCTGGCCGCGGCGGCCTGGAGTTCCTACGCCCCCACTCGCGATCCGTTTCTCTTTGAGTTGAACGCCACCGTGCGCGAGGGACGCGACGCCGCCGCCGTCGAAGCGGCCCTGCTGGCCGAAATTGAGAAGATCCAGCGGGACGGGGTCACGCCTGAGGAACTGGCCAGAGTGCTCAAGCAGGTGCGAGCACAGATCGCCTACAACAACGAGAGCGTCACCGACCAGGCCCTGCAGATTGGCATGTGGGAGATGCTCGACAGCTTCCGGCGCGTCGAGACGTTGCCAGAGGAACTGGCCGCAGTGACCCCTGAGGATGTCCGGCGGGTCGCCCGGACCTATCTCACCGAACGACGCCGGGTGGTGGGCCACTTTATTCCAACGGAGGAGCAGGAAGATGGCGACTGA
- the selB gene encoding selenocysteine-specific translation elongation factor, translated as MYVVGTAGHVDHGKSTLVKALTGIDPDRWEEEQRREMTIDLGFAWLTLPSGRAVSLIDVPGHERFIKNMLAGVGGLDAALLVVAADEAVMPQTVEHLAILDLLAVRHGVVVLTKADLVDADWLALVEEEVRARLKDTSLEPAPIVAVSARTGQGLDVLVATLDRVLDATPSRAAATGAPRLPVDRSFTIGGFGTVVTGTLLDGPLRVGQEVVILPAERSARVRGLQIHKQRCETALPGARLAVNLAGVHHREVARGDVLALPGVLRPSTLLDMHVRVLGDAPAPLEQNTALDLFLGAAEVRCRLTLLDAEALAPGSSGWVQLRLERPVVAVRGDRAVLRVASPGRTVAGGVVVDPHPPRHRRFRPEVIAGLEVRLRGDPLELLLQALGDGPPRPWAEVRAETGLLDRRSLAPLLTAGRVLWLGAPPEQPDAVDDGWLVSAAGWAQLEARLLPALRDYHRRYPLRRGMPREEARQKLRLPARALGAVLDEAARRGLAACNETHVWLAGHDPRPSPEQLEAIEAALAAMRRAPYAPPAPALDEELLAWTLERGLIVRLAADVFLLPETYAELLAWVRAAAADGGVSVAMLRDRFGTSRKYAVAFLEHLDERKITRREGEGRVLV; from the coding sequence ATGTACGTCGTTGGCACCGCCGGTCATGTAGACCACGGGAAGTCAACCCTGGTGAAGGCCCTGACCGGGATCGATCCGGATCGCTGGGAGGAGGAGCAGCGCCGGGAGATGACGATTGATCTTGGCTTCGCCTGGCTAACACTGCCCTCGGGGCGCGCCGTAAGCCTGATTGATGTGCCCGGTCACGAGCGGTTCATCAAGAATATGCTGGCAGGCGTCGGCGGCCTCGACGCCGCGTTGCTGGTCGTCGCCGCTGACGAGGCGGTGATGCCCCAGACCGTCGAGCATCTGGCCATCCTCGATCTGCTCGCGGTGCGTCACGGGGTGGTCGTGCTGACCAAGGCCGACCTGGTGGATGCCGACTGGCTGGCGCTGGTCGAGGAGGAGGTGCGCGCCCGGCTCAAGGATACCAGCCTTGAGCCTGCGCCGATCGTCGCCGTCTCGGCGCGCACTGGTCAGGGCCTCGACGTGCTGGTGGCGACGCTTGACCGGGTGCTCGACGCGACCCCTTCGCGCGCGGCGGCGACCGGCGCGCCGCGCCTGCCGGTGGATCGCTCGTTTACCATCGGCGGTTTTGGCACGGTGGTGACCGGCACGTTGCTCGATGGGCCGTTGCGCGTTGGCCAGGAGGTGGTGATCCTGCCGGCGGAGCGTTCGGCTCGCGTGCGGGGCTTGCAGATCCACAAGCAGCGTTGCGAGACGGCGCTACCGGGCGCGCGTTTGGCGGTGAACCTGGCCGGGGTGCACCATCGCGAGGTGGCCCGCGGCGATGTGCTGGCGTTGCCTGGCGTTCTGCGCCCGAGCACTCTGCTCGATATGCACGTGCGGGTGCTGGGCGACGCCCCGGCGCCGCTTGAGCAGAACACCGCCCTGGATCTGTTCCTCGGCGCGGCTGAGGTGCGATGTCGCCTGACGCTGCTCGACGCCGAGGCGCTGGCGCCGGGGAGCAGCGGCTGGGTGCAACTACGCCTGGAGCGCCCTGTAGTAGCGGTGCGCGGCGACCGCGCCGTCCTGCGCGTGGCCTCCCCTGGCCGCACCGTGGCCGGCGGCGTCGTGGTTGATCCGCACCCGCCGCGGCACCGGCGCTTCCGCCCCGAAGTGATCGCCGGCCTCGAGGTGCGCCTGCGGGGCGATCCGCTGGAGTTGCTGCTCCAGGCCCTGGGGGATGGTCCGCCGCGCCCCTGGGCCGAGGTGCGCGCCGAGACCGGCCTGCTCGACCGGCGTTCCCTGGCCCCGTTGCTCACGGCGGGGCGGGTGCTCTGGCTCGGTGCGCCGCCGGAGCAGCCAGACGCGGTAGATGACGGATGGCTGGTTTCGGCCGCAGGCTGGGCGCAACTGGAAGCGCGGCTGCTCCCGGCCCTGCGCGACTATCACCGCCGTTACCCCCTGCGGCGCGGCATGCCCCGCGAGGAGGCGCGCCAGAAGCTCCGCCTGCCGGCGCGGGCGCTGGGCGCGGTGCTCGACGAAGCCGCGCGGCGGGGCCTGGCGGCCTGTAATGAGACGCACGTCTGGCTGGCGGGCCACGACCCGCGGCCGTCACCTGAGCAACTGGAAGCGATTGAGGCCGCACTGGCGGCGATGCGCCGGGCGCCCTACGCTCCGCCCGCGCCCGCGCTTGACGAGGAATTGCTGGCCTGGACCCTCGAACGGGGTCTCATCGTGCGTCTGGCCGCCGATGTCTTTTTGCTGCCGGAGACCTATGCCGAGTTGCTGGCCTGGGTGCGCGCCGCTGCCGCCGATGGCGGCGTGAGCGTCGCCATGCTGCGTGATCGCTTCGGCACTAGTCGCAAGTATGCCGTGGCTTTCCTCGAGCATCTCGACGAGCGCAAAATCACCCGGCGCGAGGGCGAGGGCAGGGTGCTGGTCTGA